A stretch of Argiope bruennichi chromosome 10, qqArgBrue1.1, whole genome shotgun sequence DNA encodes these proteins:
- the LOC129987727 gene encoding piggyBac transposable element-derived protein 4-like yields MSEELFSELYADVLSDCPSDFEFSDSDSDDSDIRPSKRQRRILSDSEADSDEEWNDIDIVPSLEDYSRNSRVPKFECDPPSIVDVIDSFFDEEFFNLVVSQTNLYHTQMKDLHKNSAKTLQWKEVTTNDMKKFLGLLVLMGQTKKTCWRDYWSTDPLVEIPIFPKTMSRMRFEQIFTFFHLSDNVENVLSTDRLYKIRPLLDFVISKSQSMYVPKQQLSLDEAMIPWRGRLKFKTYNPAKITKYGILVRMECLPPLDDVVNDQLLPPYQFVKYSLNVDGAFNLNIWAAFAN; encoded by the exons ATGTCGGAAGAACTTTTTAGCGAGTTATATGCGGATGTTTTGTCGGATTGTCCGAGTGATTTCGAGTTCAGTGATTCTGATAGTGATGATTCAGACATTAGACCATCAAAACGACAAAGAAGAATTCTTTCCGATAGTGAAGCAGATAGTGATGAAGAGTGGAATGATATTGATATTGTTCCTTCTTTGGAAGATTATTCGAGAAATTCGAGAGTACCGAAGTTCGAATGTGATCCACCAAGCATCGTTGATGTAATCGATTCGttttttgatgaagaatttttcaatttagttgTTTCTCAAACAAATCTATATCACACCCAAATgaaagatttgcataaaaattcagcCAAAACTTTACAGTGGAAGGAAGTAACAACGAACGATATGAAAAAGTTTCTTGGATTGTTGGTATTGATGGGACAAACGAAAAAAACTTGCTGGAGAGATTATTGGTCAACTGACCCTTTGGTGGAAATACCAATATTCCCTAAAACAATGAGCAGGATGAGGTTTGAACAGATCTTCACATTTTTCCACCTCAGTGATAACGTTGAAAATGTACTTAGTACAGATAGGCTTTATAAAATTAGACCTCTCTTAGACTTCGTTATTTCCAAAAGTCAATCGATGTATGTACCGAAGCAGCAATTATCATTAGACGAAGCAATGATACCATGGAGAGGACgtctaaaattcaaaacatataatcctgcaaaaattacaaaatacggAATTTTAGTGAGAATG GAATGCTTACCACCCCTAGATGATGTCGTCAATGATCAACTGCTGCCTCCTTAccaatttgtgaaatattcattaaacgtAGACGGAGCCTTCAATCTCAACATCTGGGCAGCTTTCGCCAATTAA
- the LOC129987845 gene encoding gastrula zinc finger protein XlCGF8.2DB-like, giving the protein MFTCEFCKKIFSQNGHLKVHVRLHTQETPYTCDVCNKPFSNTGNFKRHLRTHTGEKPYTCDICYKPFSNKGGFTKHLRLHTGEKPYTCEFCNKSFSDKGNFKNHLRLHSQEKPFICDICNKPFSEKWSLTRHLRTHTGEKPYACEFCNKLFSDKGNFKSHLRTHTLEKPYACDICYKPFSNKGSFKRHLRMHTGEKPYACEFCNKTFSDMGNFKRHLLTHTKEKSYICDICNTAFSQNSSLKRHLFTHTKEKPYTCDTCKKAFLWPVDLKKHLLTHTKMKSHTCDVCKKAFSDISGLKVHLRTHTKEKPYACDFCNIRYSHSISLRKHLLKHILENE; this is encoded by the coding sequence ATGTTTACATGCGAGTTTTGCAAGAAAATCTTTTCTCAGAACGGACATTTAAAAGTACATGTGCGTCTGCATACGCAAGAGACACCATATACTTGTGACGTTTGTAACAAACCGTTTTCGAATACAGGaaatttcaaaagacatttacgtacgcatacgggagagaaaccatATACATGTGACATTTGTTACAAACCCTTTTCGAATAAGGGGGGTTTCACAAAACATTTACGTTTGCATACGGGGGAAAAACCATAtacatgtgaattttgtaacaaatccTTTTCGGATaagggaaatttcaaaaatcatttgcGTCTGCACTCTCAAGAGAAACCATTTATATGTGACATTTGTAACAAACCCTTTTCGGAGAAGTGGAGTTTAACAAGACATTTACGTACGCATACAGGAGAGAAACCGTAtgcatgtgaattttgtaacaaactaTTTTCGGATAAGGGGAATTTCAAAAGTCATTTGCGTACACATACGCTAGAGAAACCATATGCGTGTGACATTTGTTACAAGCCCTTTTCGAATAAGGGGAGTTTCAAAAGACATTTACGTAtgcatacgggagagaaaccgtatgcatgtgaattttgtaacaaaaccTTTTCTGATATGGGGAATTTCAAAAGACATTTACTTACGCATACGAAAGAAAAATCCTATATATGTGACATTTGTAATACAGCTTTTTCTCAGAATTCGAGTttgaaaagacatttatttaCGCACACAAAAGAGAAACCATATACATGTGACACTTGCAAGAAAGCGTTTCTGTGGCCTgttgatttaaagaaacatttactgACGCATACGAAAATGAAATCGCATACTTGTGACGTATGTAAAAAAGCCTTTTCTGATATATCGGgtttaaaagtacatttacgAACGCATACGAAAGAAAAGCCGTATGCATGTGACTTCTGCAATATAAGATATTCTCATTCCATTTCTTTAAGGAAACATTTGCTGAAGCATAtcttagaaaatgaatga